A stretch of Vulpes vulpes isolate BD-2025 chromosome 4, VulVul3, whole genome shotgun sequence DNA encodes these proteins:
- the NAP1L5 gene encoding nucleosome assembly protein 1-like 5 encodes MADSENQGPAEPSQAAAAAAAEAAEEVMAEGGAQGGDSDSAAGDSDSAAGQTAEEPQTPADNAPKPKNDFIESLPNSVKCRVLALKKLQKRCDKIEAKFDKEFQALEKKYNDIYKPLLAKIQELTGEMEGCAWTLEGEEEDDDEEEYEDEEEGEEEEEEEEEAAAEAAVEAAAAKDEGPHSAVPDDAKK; translated from the coding sequence ATGGCTGACTCGGAAAACCAGGGGCCTGCGGAGCCGagccaggcggcggcggcggcggcggcggaggcggcggaggAGGTAATGGCGGAAGGCGGCGCGCAGGGGGGAGACTCGGACAGCGCGGCCGGGGACTCGGACAGCGCGGCCGGGCAGACGGCCGAGGAGCCCCAGACCCCCGCGGACAACGCGCCAAAGCCCAAAAATGACTTTATCGAGAGCCTGCCTAATTCGGTGAAGTGCCGAGTCCTGGCCCTCAAGAAGCTGCAGAAGCGCTGCGATAAGATAGAAGCCAAATTTGATAAGGAATTTcaggctctggaaaaaaagtataACGACATCTATAAGCCCCTACTTGCCAAGATCCAAGAGCTCACCGGTGAGATGGAGGGGTGTGCATGGACCttagagggggaggaggaggacgacgacgagGAAGAGTacgaggatgaggaggagggggaggaggaggaggaggaggaggaggaggctgcggCAGAGGCTGCTGTGGAGGCGGCGGCTGCCAAAGATGAGGGTCCCCACTCTGCAGTGCCTGATGACGCCAAGAAATAA